A stretch of Methanosphaerula palustris E1-9c DNA encodes these proteins:
- a CDS encoding NosD domain-containing protein produces MTKGAVLFFLLVLVSIIVTPVSGVDVTGPMTISSPGTYQLTTDLTSGDASISITSSDVVLEGNGHSIEGAGSDAGTAGVYVYSAGGLLSNVVVRNLKVSNHQYGIYFVGAQNGKIEGCTVDGNAFGIGCNQDANGNTITSNTITGNTYGLAITSSSANSVSDNTVTGNSATGVYLYSTSGNTITNNNFNNIKNVDFKGSVLSNTWSTAITAGSNIIGGQNRGGNFWGSPDGNGFSQKTADANSDGIADQALTLASNNIDQYPLASSTAPTSTTTGTTTSTISPTITPTVTATTATMTTVTLTPTATVTGNEIPVTGPMVISSPGVYGLTQDIATSVSGNAAITITSSDVILHGNGHTMSNGVGGDTWGLIVMNDNQTLSNVTVTDLTVTAYKYGVSLYIVQASRITGCHITGSTGVGLGIAASQSNQFVNNYFNNTINIVNYDPEPKTNTWNTPITAGINIIGGPNLGGNFWGDPDGKGFSDLNSDTNGNGICSASYKIDSQNEDQFPLTKNVGSGQPTPTPVTTVTTGTTTITPTSTVPVPTHTSETTVTTLSTVPTGVPGTTITTTPTTGPTIITTTTTTTPLNSTIVISDLNLVGEWVNITNKGSIPVSLENWKIQDTTKQNLKLHTFTFGIFTLAPGATVTVHTFNGTNSSTDLYWGLNEEVWNNDGDTASLYDSAGNLISTFPPATPSGNVTPTVTPLLPETIVPTITAVPPPPADAIPVTGPIVITKPGYYLLMNDIQHTDEVVCIDIRCSDVTFNGNGHTISGRNVFNTYGVSVYQPSTRLERVVITNLATADWFYGVSFWDTHDGRINTVTTTRDQYGIILQSSTGDLIDSNTAQRNTQGGILLLAGSDENMIFKNVADADTWGFYLSSAKKNTVLSNYATANKQNGIGLYSAGNNTIVNNFLNNTQNVEFQSTTLSNNWSVNLSLGTNIIGGVLFGGNYWAAPTGTGYSETAVDADVNGICDQPYTIGTGNVDQNPLHATGRNPFAAIPVNNSTVITEPGTYVLQNDITGSEVPVCIDIRCSDVIFDGMGHTISGLGTFNTYGVSVYNASKQLERVTVKNLTATQWGYGISYMNTQQGTIDHCTLTDNHYGVVLTTSSTTMLRDLTAISNLQGGILFLADSKANTLYNCTAESNQWGVFLSSASDSLLFNNHIINNNLSGLSLIAANDNTIVNNYFSNVNNTDFEDKMGANVWNMSLTPGNNIAGGPLYGGNYWGGPNQTGFSDLTPDDNNDGICDQPYHLTATNVDLYPLRNVSPLGLYYPITGPTVITRPGRYLVMQDFSASDAQVGIDIRSSDVIVDGMGHTITGAKKFNSNGLSVYNDSVQLSNITISNLSMGSWFIGANYLNTRDCRTDNVTTVGNDYGIVLSIGERMLVNHTDVSANTYDGLSLSSVVNSQLIDITADSSGYGIWSSGSSGNTYVNCSASNNQQGIQIQNSKSNLFQNTTAESNTVGLSLLDQSSFNQVEAGSFSKNGRGIVINSSGNATISNVTASNCTAGSGITITDSAGSVLTSNLADHNTNGISLQNSDNGVIHANQVTNNTNNGILLNDAAATFISENSATLNGDSGLLLTGSSKNRIGQNTLTSNAVGFRAEGSSDNSLVENLITTNGYAGVSLAQSSNRNTIFHNTVRENDKGIVIADSEMNVITDNIFSNQVNALLAGNPGMNAWNISEETGPNIAGGPYQGGNFWTSPGKKGFSDVAVDNDHDGFSDQPLTIGANNVDQLPLLIYAQVQTPVLPTTSFTVDKTSGAAPMQIQFTDTSIGNPSQWLWDFGDGTTSSEQNPSHMYSWAGIFTVKLTTTTAAGSTSTIQRKMITITTDQAMRPVANFIASSTDGTSPMNVQFTDTSIGHPDHWIWTFGDGSTDTVQNPSHTYKTDGTYAVTMQVSNQYGTDTETKDGFITVRQYVRTERNGALVQPVVQP; encoded by the coding sequence ATGACGAAAGGAGCCGTGCTTTTCTTCCTACTTGTGCTGGTCAGCATCATCGTCACCCCGGTATCGGGTGTGGATGTGACCGGTCCGATGACCATCTCATCGCCGGGCACTTACCAGTTGACCACCGACCTGACCTCAGGAGACGCCTCGATCTCCATCACCTCCTCTGACGTGGTGCTGGAGGGGAACGGTCATTCCATCGAGGGAGCAGGCTCTGATGCAGGTACTGCCGGGGTCTATGTCTACAGTGCCGGAGGACTCCTCTCGAACGTGGTCGTCAGGAACCTGAAGGTCAGCAACCACCAGTACGGGATCTATTTTGTCGGCGCCCAGAACGGAAAGATCGAGGGGTGCACGGTCGATGGAAACGCCTTCGGGATCGGCTGCAACCAGGATGCGAACGGGAATACCATCACCAGCAACACCATCACCGGCAACACCTACGGGCTGGCGATTACCTCTTCGAGCGCCAACAGCGTCAGCGATAATACGGTGACCGGGAACAGCGCGACCGGGGTATATCTCTACTCGACCAGTGGAAACACGATCACCAACAACAACTTCAACAATATAAAGAATGTCGATTTCAAGGGGTCGGTGCTGAGCAACACCTGGAGCACTGCGATCACTGCCGGGAGTAACATCATCGGCGGACAGAACCGGGGGGGAAACTTCTGGGGGAGCCCTGATGGGAACGGGTTCTCACAGAAGACGGCGGACGCCAACAGTGACGGGATCGCAGATCAGGCCCTGACACTTGCCTCCAACAACATCGACCAGTACCCCCTCGCCTCCTCGACAGCCCCGACATCGACAACCACCGGTACAACCACTTCCACCATCTCCCCCACAATCACACCAACGGTGACGGCCACCACCGCAACCATGACGACAGTGACGCTGACACCGACCGCTACAGTGACAGGGAACGAGATCCCGGTCACCGGGCCGATGGTGATCTCGTCCCCGGGGGTCTACGGACTGACGCAGGATATCGCCACGTCCGTCTCCGGCAATGCTGCGATCACGATCACCTCCAGCGATGTGATCCTGCATGGAAACGGCCATACGATGAGTAATGGGGTCGGAGGAGATACCTGGGGTCTGATCGTCATGAACGACAATCAGACGCTCTCCAATGTGACCGTTACCGACCTGACCGTCACGGCGTACAAGTACGGGGTCAGCCTGTATATCGTCCAGGCGAGCAGGATCACCGGCTGTCATATCACCGGCAGCACGGGAGTCGGTCTCGGCATCGCCGCATCGCAGTCCAACCAGTTCGTCAACAATTACTTCAACAACACCATCAACATCGTGAACTATGACCCGGAACCGAAGACCAACACCTGGAACACCCCGATCACAGCAGGTATCAACATCATCGGTGGGCCGAACCTGGGCGGCAACTTCTGGGGGGACCCGGACGGTAAAGGTTTCTCAGACCTGAACTCAGACACCAACGGAAACGGGATCTGCAGCGCCTCCTACAAGATAGATTCCCAGAACGAAGACCAGTTCCCGCTGACAAAGAATGTCGGAAGCGGTCAGCCCACCCCGACCCCGGTGACGACAGTGACGACGGGGACCACCACGATCACACCGACCTCCACAGTGCCGGTGCCGACCCATACCTCCGAGACGACAGTCACCACACTCTCAACAGTACCGACCGGGGTTCCCGGGACAACTATAACCACCACACCCACGACTGGCCCCACCATCATCACCACTACTACTACCACCACACCCCTGAACAGTACGATTGTCATCAGCGACCTCAACCTCGTTGGCGAATGGGTCAATATCACCAACAAAGGGTCGATTCCAGTCTCGCTTGAGAACTGGAAGATCCAGGATACTACAAAACAGAACCTGAAACTCCACACCTTCACCTTTGGGATCTTCACCCTTGCACCCGGTGCAACGGTCACCGTGCATACATTCAATGGAACAAATTCATCCACTGATCTCTATTGGGGTCTCAATGAAGAGGTCTGGAACAATGATGGCGACACAGCCTCTCTGTATGACAGTGCAGGTAATCTGATCAGTACATTCCCCCCAGCCACTCCCAGTGGAAACGTCACGCCAACCGTCACCCCGCTGTTGCCGGAGACGATCGTCCCGACGATCACTGCAGTACCGCCGCCGCCGGCTGACGCGATCCCGGTGACCGGACCGATCGTCATCACCAAGCCCGGCTACTACCTGCTGATGAACGACATCCAGCACACCGACGAGGTGGTCTGTATCGATATCCGGTGCTCGGATGTGACCTTCAACGGAAACGGCCACACGATCAGCGGCAGGAATGTCTTCAACACCTACGGTGTCTCGGTGTACCAGCCGTCGACCCGGTTGGAACGGGTGGTCATCACCAACCTGGCGACCGCCGACTGGTTCTACGGGGTCTCGTTCTGGGACACCCACGACGGGCGGATCAACACGGTCACGACCACCCGGGACCAGTACGGCATCATCCTCCAGTCCTCAACCGGAGACCTGATCGACAGCAACACCGCCCAGAGGAACACCCAGGGAGGGATCCTGCTCCTCGCCGGCAGTGACGAAAACATGATCTTCAAAAACGTCGCAGACGCCGACACCTGGGGGTTCTACCTCTCATCTGCAAAGAAGAACACCGTCCTCTCCAACTACGCCACCGCCAACAAACAGAACGGGATCGGCCTGTACAGCGCCGGCAACAACACGATCGTCAACAACTTCCTCAACAACACCCAGAACGTCGAGTTCCAGAGCACAACCCTGTCGAACAACTGGTCGGTCAACCTCTCGCTCGGCACCAATATCATCGGTGGCGTCCTCTTCGGCGGCAACTACTGGGCGGCGCCGACCGGGACCGGGTACTCGGAGACTGCAGTCGATGCGGACGTGAACGGTATCTGTGACCAGCCCTATACCATCGGTACCGGCAATGTGGATCAGAATCCACTGCACGCCACCGGCAGAAACCCGTTCGCCGCGATCCCGGTCAACAACTCGACCGTGATCACGGAACCAGGGACCTATGTCCTTCAGAACGATATCACCGGAAGCGAGGTCCCGGTCTGCATCGACATCAGGTGCTCTGATGTGATCTTCGACGGAATGGGCCATACGATCAGCGGCCTTGGTACCTTCAACACCTACGGTGTCTCGGTGTACAACGCATCCAAACAGCTCGAACGGGTGACCGTGAAGAACCTGACCGCCACCCAGTGGGGGTACGGGATCTCATACATGAACACCCAGCAGGGGACGATCGATCACTGCACCCTGACCGACAACCATTACGGGGTCGTCCTCACCACCTCGAGCACCACGATGCTCCGGGACCTGACGGCCATATCCAACCTTCAGGGCGGTATCCTCTTCCTTGCGGACAGTAAAGCCAACACCCTCTACAACTGCACCGCCGAGAGCAACCAGTGGGGGGTCTTCCTCTCCTCTGCCAGCGACAGCCTGCTCTTCAACAACCATATCATCAACAATAACCTGTCAGGACTGAGCCTGATCGCCGCCAACGACAACACGATCGTCAACAACTACTTCAGCAACGTCAACAACACCGACTTTGAAGACAAGATGGGCGCAAACGTCTGGAACATGTCGCTGACACCAGGGAACAACATCGCCGGCGGCCCCCTCTATGGCGGCAACTACTGGGGCGGCCCCAACCAGACCGGCTTCTCAGATCTCACCCCTGACGACAACAACGACGGGATCTGCGACCAGCCGTACCACCTGACCGCGACGAACGTCGACCTGTACCCCCTGCGGAATGTCTCCCCTCTCGGTCTCTACTACCCGATCACCGGACCGACCGTCATCACACGACCAGGACGATACCTGGTGATGCAGGACTTTTCGGCATCGGACGCTCAGGTCGGTATCGATATCAGGTCCTCTGATGTGATCGTCGATGGCATGGGTCACACCATCACCGGCGCCAAGAAGTTCAACTCCAATGGTCTCTCGGTCTACAACGACTCGGTCCAGCTCTCGAACATCACCATCTCCAACCTCTCCATGGGAAGCTGGTTCATCGGTGCGAACTATCTGAACACCCGGGACTGCAGGACCGATAATGTGACCACCGTCGGGAACGACTACGGGATCGTGCTCTCCATCGGAGAACGAATGCTCGTGAACCATACCGACGTATCCGCCAACACCTATGACGGCCTCTCGCTCTCCTCTGTGGTGAATTCACAGCTCATCGATATCACCGCAGACAGTAGTGGGTATGGCATCTGGTCGTCGGGGTCATCAGGGAACACCTATGTGAACTGTTCGGCCAGTAATAACCAGCAGGGGATACAGATCCAGAACTCAAAGAGCAACCTCTTCCAGAACACCACGGCAGAGAGCAACACGGTCGGCCTGAGTCTGCTCGATCAGAGTTCGTTCAACCAGGTCGAGGCCGGTTCGTTCAGCAAAAATGGCAGGGGGATTGTCATCAACAGTTCAGGAAACGCCACCATCTCCAACGTGACGGCCTCGAACTGTACAGCAGGGAGTGGGATTACCATCACCGACTCAGCCGGTTCGGTGTTGACCAGTAACCTGGCAGACCATAATACCAACGGTATCTCGCTGCAGAACTCCGACAACGGCGTGATTCACGCCAACCAGGTGACCAACAACACCAACAACGGAATATTGCTGAACGATGCGGCAGCGACGTTCATCTCCGAGAACAGTGCCACACTGAACGGAGACTCGGGACTCCTGCTGACCGGTTCCAGCAAAAACAGGATCGGGCAGAACACCCTCACCAGCAATGCTGTCGGGTTCCGGGCAGAGGGCTCATCAGATAACTCTCTGGTCGAGAACCTGATCACCACGAACGGTTACGCCGGGGTGAGTCTCGCCCAGTCCAGCAACAGGAATACAATCTTCCACAACACCGTCAGGGAGAATGACAAGGGTATCGTTATCGCAGACTCTGAGATGAACGTGATCACCGACAATATCTTCTCAAACCAGGTAAATGCGCTTCTCGCCGGAAACCCCGGAATGAACGCCTGGAATATCTCGGAGGAGACCGGCCCCAACATTGCAGGCGGGCCATACCAGGGCGGGAACTTCTGGACAAGCCCCGGTAAAAAGGGCTTCTCTGATGTGGCCGTCGACAATGACCATGATGGCTTCTCCGACCAGCCACTGACGATCGGAGCGAATAATGTCGACCAGCTCCCGCTCCTGATCTATGCCCAGGTCCAGACCCCGGTGCTCCCGACGACCTCGTTCACCGTCGACAAAACCAGCGGGGCCGCCCCGATGCAGATCCAGTTCACCGACACCTCGATCGGGAACCCGAGCCAGTGGCTCTGGGACTTCGGGGACGGCACCACCTCTTCAGAGCAGAACCCGTCACACATGTACTCCTGGGCAGGGATCTTCACGGTCAAACTGACCACCACCACCGCCGCCGGCTCGACCAGTACGATCCAGCGGAAGATGATCACGATCACCACCGACCAGGCGATGAGACCGGTCGCGAACTTCATCGCATCGTCGACGGACGGGACCTCCCCGATGAATGTCCAGTTCACCGACACCTCGATCGGACATCCGGATCACTGGATCTGGACCTTCGGCGACGGTTCCACCGATACCGTGCAGAACCCGTCGCACACCTACAAAACAGATGGCACCTACGCGGTGACCATGCAGGTCTCCAACCAGTACGGCACCGATACCGAGACAAAGGACGGGTTCATCACCGTCAGACAGTATGTCCGCACCGAACGAAACGGGGCACTGGTGCAGCCGGTTGTGCAGCCGTAA
- a CDS encoding rubredoxin, protein MTVKRYKCKVCGYIYSPLRGEPAHGIPEGTAFEDLPDDYACPLCGLQGKGTIGTWGFEPWNPTKYICPICGYIYDEKRGEPHRGIPAGTRFEDLPDDYICPVCQLDDKIRKDYGKIRKEGFKPLDID, encoded by the coding sequence ATGACCGTCAAACGGTATAAGTGCAAGGTCTGCGGGTATATCTACTCGCCGTTACGGGGCGAACCCGCGCATGGAATCCCGGAAGGCACCGCCTTTGAGGACCTTCCTGATGACTATGCCTGTCCGCTCTGCGGGCTGCAGGGGAAGGGAACGATCGGGACCTGGGGTTTTGAACCGTGGAACCCAACCAAATACATCTGCCCGATCTGTGGGTATATCTATGATGAGAAGCGCGGAGAGCCCCATCGCGGTATCCCGGCCGGGACCCGGTTCGAGGATCTCCCTGACGACTACATCTGTCCGGTCTGCCAGCTGGACGATAAGATCCGAAAGGATTATGGCAAGATCAGAAAAGAGGGGTTCAAGCCGCTCGATATCGATTGA
- a CDS encoding acetate--CoA ligase family protein, with protein sequence MSRTMLSEAEGYALLRQYDVPVPGFQIVTSAKDAGKAATEIGFPVVMKVISPEIIHKSDAGGVITGIGSKEQAEAAFAQIHAGAKAYNPDATVTGIIVEEQAAPGLELIIGGKTDAAFGKVLTFGMGGTLVELMKDVTLRILPISEDEIRCMIREIEAYPLISGYRGSHPRDEQALVKVITDVARFFGENLNVVEFDINPFRLYETGGCAVDARIITDDTVVEEKIEERIQVPLEYFAPRSVAVIGASQDTSKMGYAVMHNLLHFPGQLYPVNNKRSEIQGLKAYPTITAIPNPVDMAVITVPANHVPQVIEECGQKGVPMAVIITAGFKEMGDMGKALEDRVVEIARRYGIRIIGPNCLGLIVPPRGLDTTYVHESPNPGTVAFISQSGAIINTVVDWSLSHDIGFSAVISVGNQADLNFLDYLKFVQHDPKTKAVILYIEEITDGKAFMKVVSEVTKYKPVVAIKSGSSQRGQKAASSHTGSLSGSYEVYMEAFRQAGVIPVHTLTGAFQVAEMLASPKGYPQGKRAVVITNAGGFAVLSSDYAERYGIDLIDLPTEMVDEMNEFLPEFWNKGNPIDLLGDATDKRFGRVFDMLVKYQHIWDIAFVVGFPNLVLSSDQLANEMVKFSGKTDKIIIGTLLGGDSMIRGRDILREHQIPSFEELDFTFRVMGRVIWQRCR encoded by the coding sequence ATGTCGAGAACCATGTTAAGCGAGGCCGAGGGATACGCCCTCCTCAGACAGTACGATGTGCCGGTCCCCGGTTTTCAGATCGTCACCAGTGCAAAGGATGCAGGCAAGGCAGCAACAGAGATCGGATTCCCTGTTGTGATGAAGGTGATCTCCCCAGAGATCATCCATAAGAGCGATGCCGGCGGCGTCATCACCGGGATCGGATCCAAAGAGCAGGCAGAAGCAGCTTTTGCTCAGATCCATGCCGGGGCAAAGGCCTACAACCCCGACGCGACGGTCACCGGCATCATCGTCGAAGAGCAGGCAGCCCCGGGACTGGAATTGATCATCGGTGGCAAGACAGATGCAGCGTTCGGCAAGGTGCTGACCTTCGGGATGGGCGGAACACTTGTCGAACTGATGAAAGACGTGACCCTCAGGATCCTCCCGATCAGCGAGGATGAGATCAGGTGCATGATCCGTGAGATCGAGGCCTACCCACTGATCAGCGGCTACCGCGGATCACACCCCCGTGACGAACAGGCCCTCGTGAAAGTGATCACAGACGTCGCACGGTTCTTTGGCGAGAACCTGAATGTTGTAGAGTTCGATATCAACCCGTTCAGACTCTACGAGACAGGAGGATGTGCAGTCGACGCCAGGATCATCACCGATGACACAGTGGTTGAAGAGAAGATCGAGGAACGGATACAGGTCCCGCTCGAATACTTTGCCCCGCGATCAGTGGCCGTGATCGGAGCATCGCAGGACACCTCCAAGATGGGGTACGCGGTGATGCACAACCTGCTCCACTTCCCAGGACAGCTCTATCCAGTCAACAACAAGCGGAGTGAGATCCAGGGATTGAAGGCTTACCCGACCATCACAGCCATCCCAAACCCTGTCGACATGGCCGTGATCACGGTGCCGGCCAACCATGTGCCGCAGGTGATCGAGGAGTGCGGACAGAAGGGCGTCCCGATGGCCGTGATCATCACCGCCGGTTTCAAGGAGATGGGCGACATGGGCAAGGCCCTCGAGGACCGGGTCGTTGAGATCGCCAGACGATATGGGATCCGGATCATCGGCCCGAACTGTCTCGGCCTGATCGTCCCGCCCCGCGGTCTCGACACCACCTACGTGCACGAGTCCCCGAACCCGGGGACGGTCGCGTTCATCTCTCAGAGCGGTGCCATCATCAACACGGTCGTGGACTGGTCACTCTCCCATGATATCGGCTTCTCTGCCGTCATATCAGTCGGGAACCAGGCAGACCTGAACTTCCTCGACTATCTGAAGTTCGTCCAGCACGACCCCAAGACCAAGGCTGTAATCCTGTACATCGAGGAGATCACCGATGGCAAGGCCTTCATGAAGGTGGTCAGCGAGGTTACCAAGTACAAACCGGTGGTCGCGATAAAGTCCGGATCCTCGCAGCGGGGGCAGAAGGCAGCCTCCTCTCACACCGGCTCGCTCTCAGGTTCCTACGAGGTCTACATGGAGGCATTCAGGCAGGCCGGTGTGATCCCGGTTCACACCCTGACCGGAGCCTTTCAGGTAGCTGAGATGCTCGCCTCACCCAAGGGCTATCCCCAGGGCAAGCGTGCGGTCGTGATCACCAATGCAGGAGGGTTCGCCGTTCTCTCCTCAGACTATGCTGAGCGTTACGGCATCGACCTGATTGACCTGCCGACCGAGATGGTCGACGAAATGAACGAATTTCTCCCAGAGTTCTGGAACAAGGGCAACCCAATCGATCTCCTCGGAGATGCCACCGACAAGCGGTTCGGACGGGTCTTCGACATGCTCGTCAAGTACCAGCATATCTGGGACATCGCCTTTGTGGTCGGGTTCCCGAACCTGGTGCTCTCATCCGATCAGTTGGCCAACGAGATGGTAAAGTTCTCAGGCAAGACCGACAAGATCATCATTGGGACTCTGCTCGGTGGCGATTCGATGATACGCGGCAGGGATATCCTGCGCGAACACCAGATCCCTTCGTTCGAGGAGCTGGACTTCACGTTCAGGGTCATGGGCCGGGTCATCTGGCAGCGGTGCAGGTAA
- a CDS encoding DUF47 domain-containing protein: MDLRQWLIPQDKEFFDLFEEMVGTVVEAANALVELMNDYTDLGAKSQHMKELEHEGDRITHAIYEGLNRTFITPLEPEEISRLATAMDDVIDCIEGTVQQLHNYGIPATDSPMRQFSKLIQLSATEMQTAVKGIRSMKDVQSIEARCIELNRLENVADEVLGHALTELFRGSDPLTIIKLKDVYENLEQATDRCEDVANVLSDIVIRHS, from the coding sequence GTGGATCTCAGACAATGGTTAATTCCGCAGGATAAAGAGTTCTTTGACCTGTTCGAGGAGATGGTAGGGACGGTTGTTGAAGCGGCCAATGCCCTGGTCGAACTGATGAACGATTATACTGACCTTGGTGCAAAGAGTCAGCATATGAAGGAACTCGAGCATGAGGGCGACCGGATCACCCATGCGATCTATGAGGGGCTGAACCGGACTTTTATCACTCCGCTTGAACCCGAGGAGATCTCCCGCCTGGCGACGGCGATGGATGATGTCATCGACTGTATCGAAGGGACCGTGCAACAACTCCACAACTATGGGATTCCGGCAACTGACTCTCCGATGCGTCAGTTCTCAAAGTTGATCCAGCTCAGCGCGACCGAGATGCAGACTGCTGTGAAGGGTATACGATCGATGAAGGACGTGCAGTCGATCGAAGCCCGGTGTATCGAATTGAACCGGCTTGAGAACGTCGCCGACGAGGTGCTCGGGCATGCGCTGACCGAACTCTTCCGGGGTAGCGACCCGCTCACCATCATTAAATTGAAGGATGTCTATGAGAATCTCGAACAGGCCACGGATCGTTGTGAGGATGTGGCCAATGTGCTCTCTGATATTGTAATCAGGCATTCGTGA
- a CDS encoding deoxyribonuclease IV encodes MVKIGVHVSIAGSIARAVERAMAIDCDTFQIFSRNPRGWTFKPLAEEDAALFQGALGTSGIGPAVVHMPYLPNLASPKEEIWRKSVEALTEELHRCSMLDVPYLVTHLGHHMGEGIGAGEGRVQQAIDAAFSQSDPGSSRVMLLLENTAGEKNSVGSRFEEIGRIRESCSDPDRIGVCMDTCHAFAAGYDLRNEVGLSRTLEAFEDGIGIEHLHVIHLNDAKADIGSHLDRHTHIGLGMIGEEGCSGILTHPTLASLPFICETPEDAVRDNAANIRAVRRLAVPRA; translated from the coding sequence ATGGTGAAAATCGGTGTACACGTTTCGATTGCTGGATCGATCGCACGGGCGGTCGAACGGGCGATGGCGATCGACTGCGACACCTTCCAGATCTTCTCGCGCAACCCCCGCGGATGGACCTTCAAGCCGCTGGCAGAGGAGGATGCGGCCCTTTTTCAGGGGGCGCTCGGTACTTCCGGGATCGGGCCGGCGGTGGTGCATATGCCTTACCTTCCAAACCTCGCCTCCCCAAAAGAGGAGATCTGGAGAAAATCCGTTGAGGCCCTGACAGAGGAACTGCATCGATGCAGTATGCTGGACGTCCCATACCTGGTCACCCACCTCGGCCACCACATGGGTGAGGGAATCGGGGCCGGAGAAGGGCGGGTGCAACAGGCCATCGACGCCGCATTCAGCCAGAGTGATCCGGGCAGCAGCAGGGTGATGCTCCTGCTTGAGAACACGGCAGGTGAGAAGAACAGTGTCGGATCCCGGTTTGAAGAGATAGGCAGAATCAGGGAGTCCTGCAGCGACCCGGACCGCATCGGCGTCTGCATGGACACCTGCCACGCCTTTGCAGCAGGGTACGATCTCCGGAACGAGGTGGGACTCAGCCGTACTCTCGAAGCGTTCGAAGACGGGATCGGCATCGAACACCTCCACGTCATCCACCTCAACGATGCAAAAGCAGATATCGGCTCTCACCTGGACCGGCACACGCACATCGGGCTCGGGATGATCGGAGAAGAGGGGTGTTCCGGGATCCTCACTCACCCCACGCTCGCATCCCTCCCATTCATCTGCGAGACCCCGGAAGACGCCGTGCGTGACAATGCTGCCAATATCAGGGCCGTCCGAAGGCTGGCAGTACCACGAGCGTAA